The proteins below come from a single Ictalurus punctatus breed USDA103 chromosome 24, Coco_2.0, whole genome shotgun sequence genomic window:
- the rrm2b gene encoding ribonucleoside-diphosphate reductase subunit M2 B, whose protein sequence is MDTNLMTMRTDSKEYQNGHKDMDPKSSDDEPLLRQNKKRFVIFPIQYPDMWKMYKQAQASFWTVEEVDLSKDLAHWERLKPEEKHFISHILAFFAASDGIVNENLVQRFSQEVQVPEARSFYGFQILIENVHSEMYSLLINTYIRDLKERDYLFNAIETLPYVKRKADWALQWISDTNSTFAERLVAFAAVEGIFFSGSFAAIFWLKKRGLMPGLTYSNELISRDEGLHCNFACLVYSHLQKKPSADRVKDIITKAVLIEQEFLTEALPVDLIGINSYLMKQYIEFVADRLLTDLGIPEVYEAKNPFDFMEFISLEGKTNFFEKRVAEYQRFGVMSNTTDSEFTLDADF, encoded by the exons ATGGATACAAATTTGATGACCATGCGAACCGACTCCAAAGAATATCAG AATGGGCACAAGGACATGGATCCAAAGAGCAGTGACGACGAGCCTCTTCTCAGACAGAACAAAAAGCGATTTGTCATCTTTCCGATTCAGTATCCAGacatgtggaaaatgtacaaaCAAGCCCAGGCATCGTTCTGGACAGTCGAAGAG GTGGATTTATCAAAGGATCTGGCCCACTGGGAAAGACTGAAGCCTGAGGAGAAacactttatatctcacatctTGGCTTTCTTTGCAGCAAGTGATGGCATTGTCAATGAGAACTTG GTGCAGAGGTTCAGTCAGGAGGTGCAGGTTCCTGAGGCTCGCTCTTTTTATGGCTTCCAGATCCTGATTGAGAATGTGCACTCAGAGATGTACAGCCTGCTGATTAACACATACATCAGGGATCTAAAGGAGAG AGACTATTTATTTAACGCCATTGAAACCTTGccttatgtgaaaagaaaagctgattGGGCTCTGCAGTGGATCTCTGACACAAACTCTACCTTTG CGGAGCGATTAGTAGCGTTTGCGGCAGTCGAAGGGATCTTTTTCTCAGGATCATTTGCTGCCAtcttctggctgaagaaaagagGTTTGATGCCTGGACTCACCTACTCCAATGAGCTCATCAGTAGAGATGAG GGTTTGCACTGTAATTTTGCATGCCTTGTATACAGCCACTTGCAGAAAAAGCCGTCAGCTGACAGAGTGAAGGATATCATCACTAAAGCGGTTCTCATCGAACAG gagTTTTTGACTGAGGCTTTACCAGTTGACCTCATTGGGATTAACAGCTATTTGATGAAGCAATACATCGAGTTTGTGGCTGACCGGTTGTTAACAGACTTAGGAATACCTGAA GTATACGAAGCCAAAAACCCATTCGATTTCATGGAGTTCATCTCATTGGAAGGAAAAACTAACTTCTTTGAGAAGCGTGTGGCTGAGTACCAACGGTTTGGAGTGATGTCAAATACAACGGACTCTGAATTCACTCTCGATGCAGATTTTTAA